One Megamonas hypermegale genomic window carries:
- a CDS encoding HNH endonuclease codes for MKFVTSFKIGQVVSNNDIVSEFKVGNMGGMRRSLTTGTLVIIADHTKSLYDDKYYNQEIHYTGMGKYGDQVLKSQNRTLAESNTNGVEVHLFEVFEPKKYTYQGIVKLVDEPYQEVQKDENKIPRKVWIFPLKKIQYIEEK; via the coding sequence ATGAAATTTGTAACTTCATTTAAAATTGGACAAGTTGTTTCTAATAACGATATCGTATCTGAATTTAAAGTTGGTAATATGGGCGGAATGAGACGCTCATTGACTACGGGAACTTTAGTTATAATAGCAGACCATACAAAATCCTTGTATGATGATAAATATTACAATCAAGAAATACATTATACAGGTATGGGAAAATATGGAGACCAGGTACTTAAATCTCAAAATAGAACATTAGCTGAGTCAAATACTAATGGTGTTGAGGTACATTTATTTGAAGTGTTTGAGCCTAAAAAATACACGTATCAAGGAATTGTCAAACTTGTAGATGAACCATATCAAGAAGTTCAAAAAGATGAAAATAAAATTCCTCGAAAAGTATGGATTTTTCCTTTAAAAAAGATACAATATATAGAAGAAAAATAA
- the tsf gene encoding translation elongation factor Ts — protein sequence MAITAALVKELREKTGAGMMDCKKALTATDGDMDKAIDFLREKGLASAAKKAGRVAAEGVVTSYIHAGGRIGVLVEVNCETDFVAGTDEFKDFARDIAMQIAAANPTCIRREEVDPAAVEHEKEVLREQALNEGKPEKIVERMVAGRLEKYYKEVCLLDQPYIKDPDVTISELVNSKIAKIGENISIRRFVRYQLGEGIEKKADNFVEEVMAAVK from the coding sequence ATGGCTATTACTGCAGCATTAGTAAAAGAATTACGTGAAAAAACCGGTGCAGGTATGATGGATTGTAAAAAAGCCCTCACAGCTACTGATGGCGACATGGATAAAGCAATTGACTTTTTAAGAGAAAAAGGTCTTGCTTCCGCAGCTAAAAAAGCTGGTCGTGTTGCAGCTGAAGGTGTTGTTACTTCTTATATTCATGCTGGTGGACGTATCGGTGTATTAGTTGAAGTAAACTGCGAAACTGACTTCGTAGCAGGTACTGATGAATTCAAAGATTTTGCTCGTGATATCGCTATGCAGATTGCAGCAGCAAATCCTACTTGCATTCGTCGTGAAGAAGTTGACCCAGCAGCAGTAGAACATGAAAAAGAAGTTTTACGTGAACAGGCTCTTAATGAAGGCAAACCAGAAAAAATCGTTGAAAGAATGGTTGCAGGCCGTCTTGAAAAATACTACAAAGAAGTATGCCTCTTAGACCAGCCATACATTAAAGACCCAGACGTAACTATTTCCGAACTCGTAAACAGCAAAATTGCTAAAATCGGTGAAAACATCTCCATTCGTCGTTTCGTAAGATATCAACTCGGCGAAGGTATCGAAAAGAAAGCAGATAACTTTGTAGAAGAAGTTATGGCAGCTGTAAAATAA
- a CDS encoding flavodoxin family protein, with the protein MKNVLIISTSPRKNGNTQTLCEQFEKGAKEQGHNVNLIRIMDKKIGFCRACGACIRNGGTCILKDDMAEIITLFQKADVVVFATPVYFYGVSAQMKTFIDRMYPIWQHLGSKEVYYIVAAGLGTDIIEKSLGDITGFVEHFEHYEIKGRLYAPNTMDAGKVKEQPVMEEAYNMGKNI; encoded by the coding sequence ATGAAAAACGTATTAATTATTTCTACAAGCCCACGCAAAAACGGCAATACTCAAACACTTTGCGAACAATTTGAAAAAGGTGCTAAAGAACAAGGACATAATGTAAATCTCATTAGAATTATGGATAAAAAAATCGGTTTTTGTCGTGCTTGTGGTGCATGTATACGCAATGGTGGTACTTGTATTTTAAAAGATGATATGGCTGAAATAATAACTTTGTTTCAAAAAGCTGATGTAGTTGTATTTGCTACACCTGTTTATTTTTATGGTGTTAGTGCTCAAATGAAGACTTTTATCGACCGTATGTATCCTATTTGGCAACATTTAGGCAGTAAAGAAGTTTATTATATCGTTGCTGCTGGTCTTGGCACAGATATTATTGAAAAATCTTTAGGCGATATAACTGGCTTTGTAGAACATTTTGAACACTACGAAATAAAAGGCCGTTTATATGCACCAAACACGATGGATGCAGGTAAAGTCAAAGAACAACCAGTCATGGAAGAAGCATATAATATGGGAAAAAATATCTAA
- a CDS encoding SDR family NAD(P)-dependent oxidoreductase produces the protein MMKIALITGGTSGIGLATAKIFLENNICTVLVGRNKDKYIEARKFLKPYIKKDVFCDFIQSDITSASNCEKIINTVIEKYHGLDILINNAGIYKENAIENVSEAEFDEIMNTNIKGTYFLCKYAVSHLKKSQHNPAIVNVSSDAGINGNFFCSAYCASKGAVTIFTKALALELAPYNVRANCVCPGDIDTPLTRNQFAGNEEEGIKEAASLYPIGRIGKPEEVAEVIYFLANEKASFVTGAVWSVDGGITAC, from the coding sequence ATCATGAAAATTGCCCTTATCACCGGCGGTACATCAGGTATCGGCCTTGCTACAGCAAAAATCTTTTTGGAAAATAATATCTGCACCGTATTAGTCGGCAGAAATAAAGATAAATACATCGAAGCTCGTAAATTCTTAAAACCGTATATCAAAAAAGATGTATTTTGTGATTTCATTCAATCAGATATTACTTCTGCCTCAAATTGCGAAAAAATAATCAACACAGTTATTGAAAAATATCATGGATTAGATATCTTGATAAACAACGCTGGTATTTATAAAGAAAACGCCATTGAAAACGTTTCTGAAGCTGAATTTGATGAAATTATGAATACTAATATTAAAGGTACATATTTTCTCTGTAAATACGCTGTTTCGCATTTGAAAAAGAGTCAGCACAATCCAGCAATAGTCAATGTTTCTTCTGATGCTGGTATTAATGGAAATTTCTTTTGTTCTGCTTATTGCGCATCAAAAGGCGCTGTGACTATCTTCACTAAAGCACTTGCACTTGAATTAGCCCCATATAATGTACGCGCTAATTGCGTTTGTCCTGGTGATATTGATACACCACTTACACGCAATCAATTTGCAGGCAATGAAGAAGAAGGCATTAAAGAAGCCGCTTCGCTTTATCCTATAGGACGTATTGGCAAGCCAGAAGAAGTAGCCGAAGTTATATATTTCCTTGCAAATGAAAAAGCAAGTTTTGTAACTGGAGCCGTTTGGAGCGTAGACGGTGGCATTACAGCTTGCTGA
- the rpsB gene encoding 30S ribosomal protein S2, translating to MAVISMKQLLEAGVHFGHQTRRWNPKMAPYIFTERNGIYIIDLQKTVKKVDEAYDFLRSVAEEGKSILFVGTKKQAQEAIKEEALKAGMYYVNERWLGGMMTNFATIRKSINRLKELEAMEQDGTFEVLSKKEVLSLKREMEKLEKSLGGIKDMDKLPGALFVVDPRKERIAVAEAKKLDIPIVAIVDTNCDPDEIDYVIPGNDDAIRAVKLLTSRMADAIIEGRQGESGEAEVAEEATAEDAE from the coding sequence ATGGCAGTTATTTCCATGAAACAATTATTAGAAGCAGGCGTTCATTTTGGTCATCAGACTAGACGTTGGAACCCTAAAATGGCTCCATACATTTTCACAGAACGCAATGGTATTTACATTATTGACTTACAGAAAACTGTAAAAAAAGTTGACGAAGCTTACGATTTCTTACGTAGCGTTGCTGAAGAAGGCAAAAGCATTTTATTCGTAGGTACTAAAAAACAAGCTCAAGAAGCTATTAAAGAAGAAGCTTTAAAAGCTGGTATGTACTATGTAAACGAAAGATGGCTCGGCGGTATGATGACTAACTTTGCTACAATCCGCAAAAGCATCAATCGTTTAAAAGAACTTGAAGCTATGGAACAAGATGGTACTTTCGAAGTTCTCAGCAAAAAAGAAGTTCTTTCCTTAAAACGTGAAATGGAAAAACTCGAAAAATCCCTCGGTGGTATCAAAGACATGGATAAATTACCAGGTGCTTTATTCGTAGTTGACCCACGCAAAGAAAGAATTGCTGTAGCAGAAGCTAAAAAACTTGATATTCCAATCGTTGCAATTGTTGATACAAACTGTGACCCAGATGAAATCGACTATGTAATTCCTGGTAATGACGATGCTATTCGTGCAGTTAAACTTTTAACTTCTCGTATGGCTGACGCTATTATCGAAGGTCGTCAGGGTGAATCAGGCGAAGCTGAAGTAGCAGAAGAAGCTACTGCAGAAGACGCTGAATAA
- a CDS encoding HU family DNA-binding protein, with the protein MNKSELVASVAEAAELTKKDAEKAVNAVFASVQKALVEDDKVQIIGFGTFEVRTRAARKGRNPQTGETIDIPESKNPVFKAGKALKDAVNQ; encoded by the coding sequence GTGAATAAATCCGAATTAGTAGCAAGTGTTGCTGAAGCAGCAGAATTAACAAAAAAAGATGCAGAAAAAGCTGTTAACGCTGTTTTTGCAAGCGTACAAAAAGCTCTCGTTGAAGACGACAAAGTACAAATTATTGGTTTTGGTACTTTTGAAGTTAGAACTCGTGCAGCTCGCAAAGGTCGCAATCCTCAGACTGGCGAAACTATCGACATTCCAGAATCCAAAAACCCAGTATTCAAAGCTGGTAAAGCTTTAAAAGACGCTGTAAATCAGTAA
- the pcrA gene encoding DNA helicase PcrA, with the protein MNIYDGLNPAQAQAVAHTDGPLLIMAGAGSGKTKVLTCKIAALLEKGVSPYNILAITFTNKAATEMRQRVDNMIGEKAKYVWLSTFHSFCARFLRFEIEALGIYKKNFVIYDTSDAQTLIKKCLKELNLDEKQYAPYAVQSAISNAKNMMLTPEGFAREASDFFARKVAEIFSVYQNYLIENNALDFDDLLMLAVKVLKEHADIREKYQDRFQYILVDEYQDTNGAQYQLTSLLAGKYRNLCVVGDADQSIYGWRGADIRNIMDFEKDYPEATVIKLEQNYRSTKTILGAANSVIEHNIDRKPKKLWTNNAQGEKIIHYTANDERDEANFITQEAVKQKTLFNTAYGDMAVLYRTNAQSRALEEGFMRAGVPYTMVGGLKFYDRKEIKDILAYLRLIYNPEDTVSLMRIINVPKRSLGAVTMNKLAEFADMYNMTLFDAVSAPETAPITPKAKHSLTAFAEFIIEMINSSMELPVHKLIEEVMEKSGYIAELEKENTIENQTRLENIKELLSVAKNFEKTNEEPTLENFLSSVSLVSDIDNADLESDCVTLMTMHSAKGLEFPIVFLAGMEEGLFPHARTLMNETEIEEERRTCYVGITRAERKLYITNARNRMIFGRSVSYEPSRFISEIPIQYLEEREAKRQMGFGGGFNSHYNSYRSVNSSIGTESGSIFGKKISSSINDRAKSIKPAGNTIRPDLSIKWKVGDKAKHSKWGVGTIVSVKGSGEEVELKIAFPGQGIKALMQKYAPITRV; encoded by the coding sequence TTGAATATATACGATGGATTAAATCCTGCCCAAGCTCAAGCAGTAGCTCATACTGATGGACCACTTCTTATCATGGCAGGAGCAGGTTCAGGAAAAACAAAAGTTTTAACATGTAAAATAGCGGCACTTTTAGAAAAAGGTGTATCGCCTTATAATATTTTAGCGATTACTTTTACCAATAAAGCGGCAACTGAAATGCGCCAACGTGTTGATAATATGATTGGTGAAAAGGCAAAATACGTATGGCTCAGCACTTTTCATTCATTTTGTGCAAGATTTTTGCGTTTTGAAATAGAAGCTCTCGGCATTTACAAAAAGAATTTTGTCATCTATGATACTTCTGATGCGCAAACTTTGATAAAAAAATGCTTAAAAGAATTAAATCTTGATGAAAAGCAGTATGCACCGTACGCTGTGCAATCTGCCATTTCCAATGCTAAAAATATGATGCTCACACCAGAGGGTTTTGCCCGTGAAGCCAGTGATTTTTTTGCTCGCAAAGTAGCAGAGATTTTTTCTGTATACCAAAATTATTTAATTGAAAACAACGCTCTCGATTTTGATGATTTATTGATGTTGGCTGTAAAAGTATTGAAAGAACATGCAGATATACGCGAAAAATATCAAGATAGATTTCAATACATTCTCGTCGACGAATACCAAGATACAAACGGCGCACAGTATCAATTGACTTCATTATTAGCAGGTAAATATCGCAATCTTTGCGTAGTTGGCGATGCAGACCAATCCATTTACGGCTGGCGCGGTGCAGATATTCGCAATATCATGGATTTTGAAAAAGACTATCCAGAAGCAACTGTAATCAAATTAGAACAAAATTACCGTTCTACAAAGACGATTTTAGGTGCTGCCAACAGTGTTATTGAACATAATATCGACCGCAAACCGAAAAAGCTCTGGACTAATAATGCACAAGGTGAAAAAATAATTCACTATACAGCTAACGATGAACGCGATGAAGCTAATTTTATAACACAAGAAGCTGTTAAACAAAAAACATTGTTCAACACAGCTTATGGTGATATGGCAGTTTTATACCGCACGAATGCTCAATCTCGTGCATTAGAAGAAGGTTTCATGCGAGCTGGCGTACCGTATACCATGGTTGGTGGGCTTAAATTCTATGACCGCAAAGAAATAAAAGATATTTTGGCGTATTTGCGACTCATTTATAACCCTGAAGATACTGTAAGCTTAATGCGTATAATCAACGTGCCTAAGCGTTCTTTAGGTGCAGTTACCATGAATAAATTAGCTGAATTTGCCGATATGTACAATATGACTTTATTTGATGCTGTATCAGCACCAGAAACAGCACCGATTACACCGAAAGCAAAACATTCATTAACTGCTTTTGCTGAATTTATCATAGAAATGATAAACAGCTCCATGGAATTACCAGTGCATAAATTAATTGAAGAAGTCATGGAAAAATCAGGTTATATTGCTGAATTAGAAAAAGAAAACACGATTGAAAATCAGACGCGTTTAGAAAATATCAAAGAATTATTAAGCGTTGCTAAAAACTTTGAAAAGACAAATGAAGAACCTACATTAGAAAATTTCTTGAGCAGTGTATCGCTCGTTTCTGATATCGATAATGCTGATTTAGAAAGCGATTGCGTAACACTCATGACAATGCATTCAGCTAAAGGTCTAGAATTTCCTATCGTATTTTTAGCTGGCATGGAAGAAGGTTTATTCCCTCATGCACGCACTTTAATGAATGAAACGGAAATCGAAGAAGAACGCCGTACTTGCTATGTAGGTATCACGCGCGCTGAACGTAAATTATACATCACCAATGCGCGCAATCGAATGATTTTCGGTAGAAGTGTAAGCTATGAACCATCTCGTTTTATAAGTGAAATACCAATTCAATATTTAGAAGAAAGAGAAGCAAAACGACAGATGGGATTTGGTGGCGGTTTTAACAGTCATTACAATTCATATAGAAGTGTAAATAGTAGTATTGGCACTGAAAGTGGCAGTATCTTTGGCAAGAAAATTTCTTCTAGCATAAATGATAGAGCTAAATCTATAAAACCAGCAGGCAATACTATTCGTCCAGATTTATCCATAAAATGGAAAGTTGGCGATAAAGCTAAACATTCTAAATGGGGTGTTGGCACAATCGTATCAGTAAAAGGTAGCGGTGAAGAAGTAGAATTAAAAATCGCATTTCCAGGTCAAGGCATAAAAGCTTTAATGCAAAAATACGCTCCAATTACAAGAGTATAA